In Thermomonas carbonis, a single genomic region encodes these proteins:
- a CDS encoding YihY family inner membrane protein — MEPLDSLNRWSDRLRDRARAGSFGRFVLKRFLGDRLFEAAGALSYTTAFALVPLSMVVFGVLSAFPVFNQWSESLTSYIFANFVPSAAKAVSGYLTDFSANTSKLTAAGALALIVSLLVTLTSVEAVFNRIWRVPTARPKFSRFLVYWTVLTLGALVAATSLALLTRFFALAIFETIPGRWLEALLLRVTPMAIELLAFAAIFKVVPHRTVKWRHAFAGAALSVFLFECVKSGLALYLGSFDSYQKIYGAIAFVPILMLWIFLGWTSILFGASFASSMSAFRYQPVALRLPHGYELYGLLRMLGRFQQARAGGKGLHSDEIQQLEPILTDSLIQDLLGQMAAINVVSRAESGEWLLARDLDDVTLGELYEAAHLRVPVAEAHLPHHDDALGIAVMEVINGLRMPLRDLLKQRVSCVYERIPGE; from the coding sequence ATGGAGCCGCTGGATTCCCTCAACCGCTGGAGCGACCGCTTGCGCGACCGTGCGCGTGCCGGCAGCTTTGGCCGCTTCGTGCTGAAGCGTTTCCTCGGTGACCGCCTGTTCGAGGCCGCCGGCGCGCTGTCGTACACCACGGCGTTCGCGCTGGTGCCGCTGTCGATGGTGGTGTTCGGCGTGCTCTCGGCGTTCCCGGTGTTCAACCAGTGGAGCGAGAGCCTGACCAGCTACATCTTCGCCAACTTCGTGCCCAGCGCGGCGAAGGCGGTGTCCGGCTACCTCACCGATTTCTCCGCCAACACCAGCAAGCTCACCGCCGCTGGCGCGCTGGCGCTGATCGTGTCGTTGCTGGTGACCCTGACCAGCGTGGAGGCGGTGTTCAACCGGATCTGGCGGGTGCCGACCGCGCGTCCCAAGTTCAGCCGATTCCTGGTGTACTGGACCGTGCTGACCCTGGGCGCATTGGTCGCCGCCACCAGCCTGGCGCTGCTCACCCGGTTTTTTGCGCTGGCGATCTTCGAGACCATTCCCGGTCGCTGGCTGGAGGCCCTGCTGTTGCGGGTGACGCCGATGGCGATCGAATTGCTCGCCTTCGCCGCGATCTTCAAGGTCGTGCCGCACCGCACGGTGAAGTGGCGGCATGCGTTCGCCGGCGCGGCCTTGTCGGTGTTCCTGTTCGAATGCGTGAAGTCGGGCCTGGCCCTGTACCTGGGCAGCTTCGATTCGTACCAGAAGATCTACGGTGCCATCGCCTTCGTGCCGATCCTGATGCTGTGGATCTTCCTGGGCTGGACCTCGATCCTGTTCGGTGCGTCGTTCGCCTCGTCGATGTCCGCGTTCCGCTACCAGCCGGTGGCGTTGCGCTTGCCGCATGGCTACGAGTTGTATGGCCTGCTGCGCATGCTGGGTCGCTTCCAGCAGGCGCGCGCGGGCGGCAAGGGCTTGCACAGCGACGAGATCCAGCAGCTGGAGCCGATCCTCACCGACAGCCTGATCCAGGACCTGCTGGGGCAGATGGCCGCGATCAACGTGGTCAGTCGCGCGGAAAGTGGAGAATGGCTGCTGGCCCGCGATCTCGATGATGTCACCTTGGGCGAGCTGTACGAGGCCGCGCACCTGCGCGTGCCGGTCGCCGAAGCGCACCTGCCGCATCACGACGATGCGCTGGGTATCGCGGTGATGGAGGTGATCAACGGCCTGCGCATGCCGCTGCGCGACTTGCTGAAGCAGCGCGTGTCCTGCGTCTACGAACGCATTCCCGGAGAGTGA
- a CDS encoding acylphosphatase, with protein MPTARFIVRGKVQGVWFRASTRDEAARLGLSGHARNLADGSVEVLAIGDAAVIDALQRWLHAGPPLARVDTVFRENLPVDSLTKRNDFAIG; from the coding sequence ATGCCGACGGCGCGGTTCATCGTTCGTGGCAAGGTGCAGGGCGTGTGGTTCCGCGCTTCGACCCGCGATGAAGCGGCGCGACTTGGCCTGAGCGGGCACGCTCGCAATCTCGCCGATGGCAGCGTCGAAGTGCTGGCCATCGGCGATGCCGCCGTCATCGACGCACTGCAACGCTGGCTGCACGCGGGACCGCCGCTGGCGCGGGTCGATACTGTCTTCCGTGAGAATTTGCCGGTGGATTCGTTGACGAAACGCAACGACTTCGCGATCGGGTGA
- a CDS encoding asparaginase domain-containing protein produces the protein MDNLLIVTTGGTIDKVYFDAKSDYQVGDPQIGRMLQELGVAFRFHVIPLLRKDSLFVDDSDRQLLRATIAAQDEACVLVTHGTDSMVETARVLAGIEGKTIVLTGALSPARFEGSDAEFNIGCAVGAVQSLPPGSYIAMNGRIWDPAKVRKNVDANRFEALQP, from the coding sequence ATGGACAACCTGCTGATCGTCACCACCGGCGGCACCATCGACAAGGTGTACTTCGACGCGAAATCCGACTACCAGGTCGGCGACCCGCAGATCGGACGCATGCTGCAGGAACTCGGCGTGGCGTTCCGCTTCCACGTGATCCCGCTGCTGCGCAAGGACTCGCTGTTCGTGGACGACTCCGACCGCCAGTTGCTGCGCGCCACCATCGCCGCGCAGGACGAAGCCTGCGTGCTGGTGACCCACGGCACCGACAGCATGGTCGAGACCGCCCGCGTGCTCGCAGGCATCGAGGGCAAGACCATCGTGCTGACCGGCGCGCTGAGCCCGGCGCGCTTCGAGGGCTCCGACGCGGAGTTCAACATCGGTTGCGCGGTTGGGGCGGTGCAATCGCTGCCGCCGGGTAGCTACATCGCAATGAACGGGCGCATCTGGGATCCGGCGAAGGTCCGCAAGAACGTCGACGCGAACCGCTTCGAAGCCCTGCAACCGTAA
- the ppk2 gene encoding polyphosphate kinase 2: MSKLKRKDYEALLQPLQSELAHMARWVQHAGQRLVVVFEGRDTAGKGGAINAIREHLNPRQCHVVALPKPTDREAGQWYFQRYAAQLPAAGEITLFDRSWYNRAGVEKVMGFASDAQVEAFLHAAPQFEQQLVDDGILLFKYWLCCDQEQQEKRFAERLEDPLKGWKLSPIDLEARKRYRDYTRAREVMLKATHTRHAPWTLVDFNDQKRGRLALIRDLLDRLPDTAVDTPKIEFPKLASKPAKERYGVLKPIPPFKA, encoded by the coding sequence ATGAGCAAACTGAAGCGCAAGGACTACGAAGCACTGCTGCAACCGTTGCAGTCCGAACTCGCGCACATGGCGCGCTGGGTGCAGCACGCCGGCCAGCGCCTGGTCGTGGTCTTCGAGGGCCGTGATACCGCCGGCAAGGGCGGCGCGATCAATGCGATCCGCGAACACCTCAACCCGCGTCAGTGCCACGTGGTCGCGCTGCCCAAGCCGACCGATCGCGAAGCCGGGCAATGGTATTTCCAGCGCTACGCCGCGCAGTTGCCCGCAGCAGGCGAGATCACGCTGTTCGACCGCAGCTGGTACAACCGCGCCGGCGTGGAAAAGGTGATGGGTTTCGCCAGCGATGCGCAGGTCGAGGCCTTCCTGCATGCCGCGCCGCAGTTCGAGCAGCAACTGGTCGACGACGGCATCCTGCTGTTCAAGTACTGGCTGTGCTGCGACCAGGAACAGCAGGAAAAGCGATTCGCCGAGCGGCTGGAGGATCCACTCAAGGGCTGGAAGCTGTCGCCCATCGACCTGGAGGCACGCAAGCGCTACCGCGACTACACCCGTGCCCGCGAGGTCATGCTCAAGGCCACCCATACCCGCCATGCGCCGTGGACGCTGGTCGACTTCAACGACCAGAAGCGCGGTCGGCTGGCATTGATCCGCGACCTGCTGGATCGGTTACCCGATACCGCCGTCGACACCCCGAAGATCGAGTTCCCGAAATTGGCCAGCAAGCCCGCGAAGGAACGCTACGGCGTACTGAAGCCGATCCCGCCGTTCAAGGCTTGA
- a CDS encoding tetratricopeptide repeat protein yields the protein MIGKFIGELKRRNVPRAAILYIGSVWALAQGIAQLGPELGAPESATRWFLIAAAIGFPLWLAFSWRYEFTSQGIKLESEVDDNAPDARTVKRRTDLVIIGVLAIAVVLLLTDRLVERTMPAQAGQVAAAGNSIAVLPFENQSSDKDQQYFSDGLSEGFIIALARIDGLRVINRKSSFEFRDSKDDPKAIAGKLGVSHLLEGSVQRVGDIVRVRANLIKAADGSTLWADNYDRPYKDLFALQDQITSQVATALKSKLQPVSAPKAQSDHPPSGNVDAYDAFMKARSATVLDEAVKQFDRAVELDPDYALAYASKARMLVDTVSNGGLSGAEAEQAYEQADAAIEQAVRLAPDQATTRITRGYLLMLRDFDWRGAEAELKRAVELAPDDGDALYMLGLVRASQGDLAQAVELTRKALQLNPRSADWYRWLVAYLMPLGRLDEAEQAIARAIELQPEGIYNHHLLAIVKVLRKDPAAASKAAEAEPPGQWRDFALAMAAQIGPDRAIADASVQAVEQYEDGWAFQMAQVYAVRGEPDAMFEWLQRAWKARDPGMQSLLYDALLLRYRDDPRYAALAKQAGLPWPPVSAKPVAPMAPPVKP from the coding sequence ATGATCGGCAAGTTCATCGGGGAATTGAAGCGTCGCAATGTGCCGCGTGCGGCGATCCTCTACATCGGCTCGGTGTGGGCGCTGGCGCAGGGCATTGCGCAGTTGGGTCCGGAGCTCGGCGCACCCGAATCTGCCACCCGCTGGTTCCTGATCGCCGCAGCGATCGGTTTCCCGCTGTGGCTGGCGTTTTCCTGGCGCTACGAATTCACCAGCCAGGGCATCAAGCTCGAGAGCGAGGTCGATGACAACGCGCCGGATGCGCGCACGGTCAAGCGCCGCACCGACCTGGTCATCATCGGCGTACTGGCGATCGCGGTGGTGTTGTTGCTGACCGATCGACTGGTCGAGCGCACCATGCCCGCGCAGGCCGGCCAGGTCGCGGCTGCCGGCAATTCGATCGCGGTGTTGCCCTTCGAGAACCAGAGCAGCGACAAGGACCAGCAGTATTTCTCCGACGGCCTTTCGGAGGGCTTCATCATCGCGCTGGCGCGGATCGACGGACTGCGCGTGATCAACCGGAAGTCCTCATTCGAGTTCCGCGACAGCAAGGACGATCCCAAGGCGATCGCCGGCAAGCTCGGCGTCAGCCACCTGCTGGAGGGCAGCGTGCAACGGGTCGGCGATATCGTCCGGGTCAGGGCCAACCTGATCAAGGCCGCCGACGGCAGCACCCTCTGGGCGGACAACTACGATCGGCCGTACAAAGACCTGTTCGCCTTGCAGGACCAGATCACCTCGCAGGTGGCGACCGCCTTGAAGTCGAAACTGCAGCCGGTGAGCGCGCCCAAGGCGCAAAGCGACCATCCACCGAGCGGCAATGTCGATGCCTACGACGCCTTCATGAAGGCGCGTTCCGCCACGGTGCTGGATGAGGCGGTCAAGCAATTTGATCGTGCCGTGGAACTTGATCCCGACTACGCGCTGGCGTATGCCTCGAAGGCGCGGATGCTGGTCGACACCGTCTCCAATGGCGGTCTGTCAGGCGCGGAAGCCGAGCAAGCATACGAGCAGGCAGACGCGGCGATCGAGCAAGCAGTGCGCTTGGCGCCCGATCAGGCCACGACCCGGATCACGCGCGGCTACCTGCTGATGCTGCGCGACTTCGATTGGCGCGGTGCCGAGGCCGAGCTCAAGCGCGCGGTGGAGTTGGCACCGGACGATGGCGATGCGCTTTACATGCTGGGTCTGGTCCGGGCCAGCCAAGGCGACCTGGCGCAGGCGGTCGAGCTCACCCGCAAAGCCCTCCAGCTGAATCCACGCAGCGCCGACTGGTATCGCTGGCTGGTGGCCTATCTGATGCCGCTGGGTCGGCTGGACGAAGCCGAGCAGGCAATCGCCAGGGCCATTGAGTTGCAGCCAGAGGGCATCTACAACCACCACCTGCTGGCGATCGTGAAGGTCTTGCGCAAGGATCCGGCCGCAGCGAGCAAGGCGGCTGAAGCCGAACCGCCAGGCCAGTGGCGCGACTTCGCGCTGGCCATGGCGGCGCAGATCGGGCCGGATCGTGCCATCGCCGATGCCAGTGTGCAGGCCGTCGAACAATACGAGGATGGCTGGGCGTTCCAGATGGCCCAGGTGTATGCGGTGCGTGGCGAACCCGACGCGATGTTCGAGTGGTTGCAGCGTGCATGGAAGGCGCGCGACCCGGGCATGCAGAGCCTGCTCTACGACGCCCTGCTGCTGCGCTACCGCGACGATCCGCGCTACGCCGCGTTGGCGAAGCAGGCCGGGTTGCCGTGGCCGCCGGTGTCGGCCAAGCCGGTTGCGCCGATGGCGCCGCCGGTCAAGCCTTGA
- a CDS encoding GNAT family N-acetyltransferase: MENTTISRAGPADLDALAILFDAYRSFYGQAPDLPLARQWLRERLRFGESVVMVAKRGNSVVGFTQLYPMFSSVRTAKAWILNDLYVDAAARRGGIARALLEAAAKFAREDGAMGISLETSQDNAAARALYRAAGWNEDATQWYSLSFSRQHH, translated from the coding sequence ATGGAAAACACCACGATCTCACGCGCCGGCCCGGCCGACCTCGACGCCCTGGCGATCCTGTTCGACGCCTACCGCAGCTTCTACGGGCAGGCTCCGGACCTGCCACTCGCGCGCCAGTGGCTGCGCGAGCGCCTGCGCTTCGGCGAGTCGGTCGTAATGGTGGCCAAGCGCGGCAATTCGGTCGTCGGCTTCACACAGCTGTACCCGATGTTCTCCTCGGTACGCACCGCGAAGGCCTGGATCCTCAATGATCTGTATGTCGATGCTGCAGCGCGCCGCGGAGGGATCGCCCGCGCATTGCTGGAGGCCGCGGCGAAGTTCGCACGCGAGGACGGCGCAATGGGCATCTCGCTGGAAACCAGCCAGGACAACGCCGCCGCACGCGCGCTGTATCGCGCCGCCGGCTGGAACGAGGACGCCACCCAATGGTATTCGCTGTCGTTCTCCAGGCAGCACCACTGA
- a CDS encoding tetratricopeptide repeat-containing sulfotransferase family protein, giving the protein MSFDPRMAGLPPAVIELVHAGARALRDGQPQRAEPLLLRAGAQAPSHPEPLRYLAILQLHTRRAPMAMQTLQRALTLTPDDALLHCDLGTVQSACGDIDTALASWHRACKLEPAQPMPWFNLGRNLQQLGRTDEAIAALREAITHAPDMLPAKILLGDALVHAGRFDEAVSQYRDALRLQPACGDAWRGLSNIKTRALDTDDARMLETQLQRRDIADSDRVAIGHALGKLHEDQGRHADAHAAFIAANALQKRLTPWSRQAFEQFVARALTATEALPAPIDADLGRQVIFIVGQPRSGSTLFEQVLAAHPDVEGASELPYLGIVIQQESIRRGVAYPQWVPQATAADWHRLGRDYLARTARWRAHKPRFTDKLPENWKHAGILRAMLPGASVIETRRDPLETAWSCFKQQFYSQPHFGNDLGDIAAHIQGSERAMDVFRGRAPARIHLHRYEDLLADPESRIRALLDDCGLRFDPACLTSHEARRNVRTASAAQVRQPLRHDTARASAYGALLDPLRAALEQSR; this is encoded by the coding sequence ATGAGCTTCGATCCGCGCATGGCCGGCTTGCCGCCGGCAGTGATCGAGTTGGTGCATGCCGGTGCGCGGGCATTGCGCGACGGCCAGCCGCAGCGCGCGGAGCCGCTCCTGCTGCGAGCCGGTGCACAGGCACCTTCACACCCGGAACCGCTGCGCTACCTGGCGATCCTGCAACTGCACACGCGCCGTGCACCGATGGCGATGCAGACCCTGCAGCGTGCGTTGACCCTCACGCCGGACGATGCGCTGCTGCACTGCGACCTGGGCACCGTGCAGTCCGCATGCGGCGACATCGACACGGCATTGGCCAGTTGGCATCGCGCCTGCAAACTCGAGCCCGCGCAACCGATGCCGTGGTTCAACCTGGGCCGCAATCTGCAGCAACTCGGCCGCACCGATGAGGCCATCGCCGCCCTGCGCGAGGCGATCACGCACGCACCGGACATGTTGCCGGCGAAGATCCTGCTGGGCGACGCGCTGGTGCATGCCGGTCGCTTCGATGAAGCGGTATCGCAGTATCGCGACGCATTGCGCCTGCAGCCCGCCTGCGGCGATGCCTGGCGCGGCCTGTCCAACATCAAGACCCGCGCGCTCGACACCGACGATGCGCGGATGCTGGAAACGCAGCTGCAGCGCCGAGACATCGCCGACAGCGACCGCGTGGCGATAGGCCACGCATTGGGCAAGCTGCACGAAGACCAGGGCCGCCACGCCGATGCGCATGCGGCCTTCATCGCCGCGAATGCCCTGCAAAAGCGCTTGACGCCGTGGAGCCGGCAGGCGTTCGAGCAATTCGTCGCGCGCGCGCTCACGGCAACGGAAGCATTGCCCGCTCCGATCGATGCCGATCTGGGCCGCCAGGTGATCTTCATCGTCGGCCAACCGCGCTCGGGGTCGACGCTGTTCGAGCAGGTGCTGGCAGCGCATCCCGACGTGGAAGGTGCCAGTGAATTGCCATATCTCGGCATCGTCATCCAGCAGGAATCGATCCGACGCGGCGTGGCGTATCCGCAATGGGTGCCGCAGGCCACGGCAGCCGACTGGCATCGGCTGGGCCGCGATTACCTGGCCCGCACCGCACGCTGGCGTGCGCACAAGCCACGCTTCACCGACAAGCTGCCGGAAAACTGGAAGCACGCCGGCATCCTCCGCGCGATGCTGCCCGGTGCCAGCGTCATCGAGACCCGTCGCGATCCGCTGGAAACCGCGTGGTCGTGCTTCAAGCAGCAGTTCTACAGTCAGCCGCATTTCGGCAACGACCTCGGCGACATCGCCGCGCACATCCAGGGCAGCGAACGCGCAATGGATGTCTTCCGCGGGCGAGCGCCGGCGCGAATTCATTTGCATCGATACGAGGATCTGCTGGCCGATCCGGAATCGCGCATCCGCGCGCTGCTGGACGACTGCGGCTTGCGCTTCGACCCGGCCTGCCTGACATCGCACGAGGCGCGGCGGAACGTGCGCACTGCCAGCGCGGCACAAGTGCGCCAGCCGCTGCGCCACGACACCGCCCGTGCGTCCGCGTACGGCGCGCTGCTCGATCCGCTGCGTGCCGCGCTGGAGCAGTCGCGCTGA
- a CDS encoding TlpA family protein disulfide reductase: MVIRLALIALATTAGCKREAPAAVPVAAAPVAMPQAAAPEPAAATNAKFPSLKVTSLDGNAFDLAAQRGKWAIVNFWATWCGPCLKEMPELSALDAMREHIVVVGLAYEDTTEDALRAFLVKHPVVYPMALIDVYNPPADFDTPRGLPFTYLIGPDGAVVKKYTGPVSARMLEEDIAAAGGPTAG; the protein is encoded by the coding sequence ATCGTCATTCGGCTTGCGCTGATCGCGCTGGCGACAACCGCGGGCTGCAAGCGCGAAGCCCCTGCCGCTGTACCGGTGGCCGCTGCGCCGGTCGCCATGCCGCAGGCCGCTGCGCCCGAACCGGCCGCCGCGACCAATGCCAAGTTCCCGTCGTTGAAGGTGACCTCACTGGACGGCAACGCCTTCGACCTGGCCGCGCAGCGCGGCAAATGGGCCATCGTCAATTTCTGGGCGACCTGGTGCGGGCCATGCCTGAAGGAAATGCCGGAGCTGTCCGCGCTCGACGCCATGCGCGAACACATCGTGGTGGTCGGCCTGGCCTACGAAGACACCACCGAGGACGCGTTGCGCGCCTTCCTGGTGAAGCATCCGGTGGTCTATCCGATGGCGCTGATCGATGTTTACAACCCGCCGGCCGATTTCGACACCCCGCGCGGCCTGCCGTTCACCTACCTGATCGGCCCCGATGGCGCGGTGGTGAAGAAGTACACCGGCCCGGTCAGCGCGCGGATGCTGGAAGAAGACATCGCCGCGGCGGGCGGTCCCACGGCAGGCTGA
- the wrbA gene encoding NAD(P)H:quinone oxidoreductase: protein MPEILVLYYSRGGSVARLARQVARGIGEVEGMQARLRTVPPVAPITEIASPPEPEEGAPYVDKRDLAECVGLLIGSPTRFGNMAAPMKHFIDTLGAEWASGTLDGKPAAVFTSTATMHGGQESTLLTMLVPLLHHGCVISGIPFTEPALSTTRSGGTPYGASHVAGAQDDPELSDDEAVLARALGRRVADLARRLQA from the coding sequence ATGCCCGAGATCCTGGTCCTGTACTACAGCCGTGGCGGCTCCGTGGCGCGACTCGCGCGCCAGGTCGCGCGCGGCATCGGCGAAGTTGAGGGCATGCAGGCACGGCTGCGCACGGTACCGCCGGTGGCACCCATCACCGAAATCGCCAGCCCGCCGGAACCCGAAGAAGGCGCGCCCTACGTCGACAAACGCGACCTGGCCGAGTGCGTCGGCCTGCTGATCGGCAGCCCGACCCGCTTCGGCAACATGGCGGCGCCGATGAAGCACTTCATCGACACCCTGGGCGCCGAATGGGCCAGCGGCACCCTGGACGGCAAGCCGGCGGCGGTGTTCACCTCCACCGCGACCATGCACGGCGGCCAGGAATCGACCCTGCTGACCATGCTGGTGCCGCTGCTGCACCACGGCTGCGTGATCAGCGGCATCCCGTTCACCGAACCCGCGCTCAGCACCACCCGCAGCGGCGGCACGCCGTATGGCGCGAGCCACGTCGCCGGGGCGCAGGACGACCCGGAACTGAGCGATGACGAAGCCGTGCTGGCGCGTGCGCTTGGCCGGCGCGTGGCTGATCTCGCCAGGCGGCTGCAGGCATGA
- a CDS encoding helix-turn-helix domain-containing protein, with protein sequence MALDTTLRLLSKASGLTVVDIATAIPRAGVSTVNAWLRGEKLPGKDQVDALARTFGVPAGALLSELASTLDPARTKGEHDLLAAYRSLNTRQQGALLEVARSMQPSRKPAR encoded by the coding sequence ATGGCCCTCGATACCACCCTGCGATTGCTCAGCAAGGCCAGCGGCCTGACCGTGGTCGACATCGCCACCGCCATCCCGCGCGCCGGCGTGAGCACGGTGAATGCCTGGCTGCGTGGCGAGAAACTGCCCGGCAAGGACCAGGTCGACGCGCTGGCGCGCACCTTCGGCGTGCCTGCGGGCGCGCTGCTGTCGGAACTGGCCAGCACCCTCGATCCGGCGCGGACCAAGGGAGAGCACGACCTGCTGGCCGCCTATCGCAGCCTGAACACCCGCCAGCAGGGCGCGCTGCTGGAAGTGGCGCGCAGCATGCAGCCGAGCAGGAAGCCCGCGCGATGA
- the moaB gene encoding molybdenum cofactor biosynthesis protein B, translating to MSAAHEFKPLSLCVLTVSDTRTADNDTSGDYLSDALRDAGHRLHERAIVRDDKYAMRALVSRWIADAEVDGIIVTGGTGFTGRDSTPEALLPLLDKRMDGFGELFRAISFEEIGTSTLQSRAFAGLANATFLFAMPGSTSACRTGWDKIIAAQLDARTRPCNLANLKPRLKE from the coding sequence ATGAGCGCTGCCCACGAATTCAAGCCACTGTCGCTGTGCGTGTTGACGGTCTCCGACACGCGCACGGCGGACAACGACACCTCCGGCGACTACCTGTCCGATGCGCTGCGCGACGCCGGCCATCGCCTGCATGAGCGCGCGATCGTGCGCGACGACAAGTACGCAATGCGCGCGCTGGTCTCGCGCTGGATCGCCGATGCCGAGGTGGACGGCATCATCGTCACCGGCGGCACCGGCTTCACCGGCCGCGATTCCACGCCGGAAGCCCTGCTGCCGCTGCTGGACAAGCGGATGGATGGCTTCGGCGAACTGTTCCGCGCGATCAGCTTCGAGGAGATCGGCACCAGCACGCTGCAGTCGCGGGCCTTCGCCGGGCTGGCCAACGCCACCTTCCTGTTCGCGATGCCGGGCTCCACATCGGCCTGCCGCACCGGCTGGGACAAAATCATTGCCGCGCAACTCGACGCACGCACCAGGCCCTGCAACCTCGCCAATTTGAAGCCCCGGCTCAAGGAGTGA
- a CDS encoding DUF2069 domain-containing protein yields MSTSRPLVFALLALAAFFIVWFARDAHLLTGLLVFALPPFLLAIAAWRGWHRAGFVAGVLALLWFCHGVMLAWSEPGQRAMALLEVALSLAIIYAACLPGARARREKTSGKAE; encoded by the coding sequence ATGAGCACGTCGCGCCCGCTGGTCTTCGCGCTGCTCGCACTGGCCGCGTTCTTCATTGTCTGGTTCGCGCGCGATGCGCACCTGCTGACCGGCCTGCTGGTGTTCGCGTTGCCGCCGTTCCTGCTGGCGATCGCCGCGTGGCGTGGTTGGCATCGCGCGGGCTTCGTCGCCGGCGTACTGGCATTGCTGTGGTTCTGCCACGGAGTGATGCTGGCATGGTCCGAACCCGGGCAACGCGCGATGGCCTTGCTGGAAGTCGCGCTTTCCCTCGCCATCATCTATGCCGCCTGCCTGCCAGGCGCGCGCGCGCGGCGCGAGAAGACGTCCGGCAAGGCGGAATGA
- the prfA gene encoding peptide chain release factor 1, with amino-acid sequence MTPALRRKLDALVERREEVERLLADPAIAADQHRFRNLSREFATLQPVADALAAEAQARADLAAAEAMRSDPELRELADDEIEAATARLQQLEGELLAQLIPKDARDGGGLYLEVRAGTGGDEAAIFAGDLFRMYSRFAEAQGWRVEVESANPGEHGGYKELVARVEGDGAYAKLKYESGTHRVQRVPATESQGRIHTSAATVAIIAIEPSGDTDIVINPADLRIDTFRSSGAGGQHVNKTESAIRITHIPSGVVVENQTERSQHANRDKAMKRLQAMLADAELEKRTAATAADRKLQVGSGDRSQRIRTYSYPQGRITDHRVEGLTLYDLPNILEGDLDPLVLRLQQEQQAEALARLAQEP; translated from the coding sequence ATGACCCCTGCCCTGCGCCGCAAACTCGACGCGCTGGTGGAACGGCGCGAGGAAGTGGAACGCCTGCTGGCCGATCCCGCGATCGCCGCCGACCAGCACCGCTTCCGCAACCTGTCGCGCGAGTTCGCCACCCTGCAGCCGGTGGCGGATGCGCTGGCCGCCGAAGCGCAGGCGCGCGCCGACCTCGCCGCCGCAGAGGCGATGCGCAGCGACCCGGAACTGCGCGAACTGGCCGACGACGAAATCGAAGCGGCGACCGCGCGCCTGCAGCAGCTCGAAGGCGAACTGCTGGCGCAGCTGATCCCGAAGGATGCGCGCGACGGCGGCGGCCTGTACCTGGAAGTGCGCGCCGGCACCGGTGGCGACGAGGCCGCGATCTTCGCCGGCGACCTGTTCCGGATGTACTCGCGCTTCGCGGAAGCGCAGGGCTGGCGGGTCGAAGTGGAATCCGCGAATCCCGGCGAGCACGGCGGTTACAAGGAACTCGTCGCCCGCGTGGAAGGCGATGGTGCCTACGCGAAGCTGAAATACGAATCCGGCACGCATCGCGTGCAGCGCGTACCAGCCACCGAATCGCAGGGCCGCATCCATACCTCGGCGGCGACGGTTGCGATCATCGCGATCGAACCCAGCGGCGACACCGACATCGTGATCAATCCCGCGGACCTGCGCATCGATACGTTCCGATCCTCCGGTGCCGGCGGCCAGCATGTCAACAAGACCGAGTCGGCGATCCGCATCACCCACATTCCCAGCGGCGTGGTGGTCGAAAACCAGACCGAGCGCAGCCAGCACGCCAACCGCGACAAGGCGATGAAGCGCCTGCAGGCGATGCTGGCGGATGCCGAACTCGAGAAGCGTACCGCCGCGACCGCCGCGGATCGCAAGCTGCAGGTCGGCAGTGGCGACCGCAGCCAGCGCATCCGCACCTACAGCTACCCGCAGGGCCGGATTACCGACCACCGCGTGGAAGGCCTGACCCTGTACGACCTGCCGAACATCCTGGAAGGCGACCTGGACCCGCTGGTCCTGCGCCTGCAGCAGGAACAGCAGGCAGAAGCACTCGCCCGCCTGGCACAGGAACCATGA